One segment of Gopherus evgoodei ecotype Sinaloan lineage chromosome 20, rGopEvg1_v1.p, whole genome shotgun sequence DNA contains the following:
- the PAQR7 gene encoding membrane progestin receptor alpha, with protein sequence MATIVPEKLTRLFINVQQLWQVPRLLEMAFPSSPCTVSTSDVPKVFWKPYIHTGYRPLNQTWKYYFLTLFQQHNEAVNVWTHLVAALILLLRFRRLSQTVDFVSDPHAHPLFIIVIASITYLTFSTLAHLLQAKSEFWHYSFFFMDYVGVAIYQYSSALVHYYYAIEPDWHARIMGFYMPGAVLLAWLSCAGSCYAKYRYHQLPRHLSRLCQEMPLGLAYALDISPVIHRLYTAQPSEQADPALLYHKCQVLFFLISAFFFSYPYPEKWFPGKCHFFGQGHQIFHVFLVLCTLAQVQAVALDYESRREIYTSLHGDQTHNFSALCFFTVACCLLTAAYMTSKVKCKLNCKGE encoded by the coding sequence ATGGCAACCATTGTCCCGGAAAAACTTACCCGCCTTTTCATTAACGTGCAGCAGCTTTGGCAGGTCCCCAGGCTGCTGGAAATGGCGTTCCCCTCGTCTCCCTGCACCGTGAGCACCTCAGATGTGCCTAAGGTCTTCTGGAAACCTTACATTCACACTGGCTACAGACCCCTCAACCAGACCTGGAAGTATTACTTCTTGACGCTTTTCCAGCAGCACAACGAAGCTGTCAACGTCTGGACTCACCTCGTGGCTGCTCTGATCCTGCTGCTGAGGTTCCGGCGGCTTTCCCAAACGGTGGATTTTGTGAGCGATCCTCATGCCCATCCCCTGTTCATCATTGTCATTGCTTCTATCACCTACCTAACCTTCAGCACGTTGGCTCACCTCCTCCAGGCCAAATCGGAGTTCTGGCATTACAGCTTCTTTTTCATGGACTATGTGGGAGTAGCCATTTACCAGTACAGCAGTGCCTTGGTGCATTACTACTATGCCATCGAGCCAGATTGGCATGCAAGGATCATGGGGTTTTACATGCCGGGGGCTGTTTTGCTAGCGTGGTTATCCTGTGCAGGTTCCTGTTATGCTAAGTATAGATACCACCAGCTTCCTCGCCATCTGAGCAGGCTGTGTCAGGAAATGCCCTTGGGCCTGGCTTATGCTCTAGATATTAGCCCAGTAATTCACCGGCTCTATACAGCTCAGCCTTCCGAGCAGGCAGATCCAGCCCTTTTATACCACAAATGCCAGGTGCTGTTTTTCCTTATCAGTGCTTTTTTCTTCTCTTACCCTTATCCAGAGAAATGGTTTCCTGGGAAATGTCACTTCTTTGGGCAGGGGCATCAGATTTTCCACGTGTTTCTGGTGCTGTGCACCCTGGCCCAGGTGCAGGCAGTGGCTCTGGACTATGAGTCAAGGAGAGAGATTTACACCAGTCTGCACGGTGACCAGACTCACAATTTCTCCGCCCTGTGCTTCTTCACCGTAGcctgctgcctcctcactgcCGCTTATATGACCAGCAAAGTGAAGTGCAAACTGAACTGCAAAGGAGAATGA